Proteins from a single region of Bogoriella caseilytica:
- a CDS encoding endonuclease/exonuclease/phosphatase family protein, with protein sequence MSFTVVDWNVNGFVRREQAALLGRLDWDIACLQEVTRESWADFRALADQGEVAFEYLPPLADGGPRYGCAVLVRAPARIEDFGLMADMPSPERAAVAKVTIEERGLWACSWAAPPGVTWGRAGKGRQVNRFAAWLRDRPGPAVIGIDRNAPKWERHDLPADEWWNKHEPLLYGPDRVHDLRDAYRDYLDANPAVAEGVRSERPDGPLTVTHLRGGVECRYDAIYASPELVVDHVDHLWDEARGAGSDHALVSATLGWGGS encoded by the coding sequence ATGAGCTTCACGGTGGTCGACTGGAACGTCAATGGCTTCGTGCGCCGGGAGCAGGCCGCCCTGCTGGGCCGGCTCGACTGGGATATTGCCTGCCTGCAGGAGGTCACCCGCGAATCGTGGGCGGACTTCCGAGCGCTCGCCGATCAGGGCGAGGTCGCGTTTGAATACTTGCCGCCCTTGGCTGATGGCGGGCCCAGATACGGGTGCGCGGTGTTGGTTCGAGCACCGGCCAGGATCGAAGACTTCGGGCTCATGGCTGACATGCCATCGCCGGAGCGGGCGGCCGTGGCGAAGGTGACGATCGAGGAACGGGGCCTCTGGGCGTGCTCCTGGGCCGCGCCGCCCGGAGTGACCTGGGGCCGGGCCGGCAAGGGGCGTCAGGTGAACCGCTTCGCCGCGTGGCTGCGCGACCGGCCGGGACCCGCCGTGATCGGGATCGACCGCAACGCTCCGAAGTGGGAGCGACACGACCTGCCTGCTGACGAATGGTGGAACAAGCACGAGCCGCTGCTCTATGGCCCGGATCGGGTGCACGACCTACGGGACGCGTATCGCGACTACCTCGACGCTAACCCGGCCGTGGCGGAAGGGGTTCGTTCCGAACGCCCAGACGGACCGCTCACGGTCACCCACCTGCGTGGCGGTGTCGAGTGCCGATACGACGCGATCTACGCCTCGCCAGAACTCGTCGTCGATCACGTCGACCACCTCTGGGACGAAGCCCGCGGCGCTGGGAGTGACCATGCGCTGGTCAGCGCGACGCTTGGGTGGGGCGGCTCCTGA
- a CDS encoding helicase-related protein — MTETRPDVDAILAGLKPFQRATVNHGFDRLWGEDDPVQRFLVADEVGLGKTMVAKGIAARAIGHLWDSGRPITVLYICSNAQIARQNLRRLRDLTGGELQDNADRLTMLPATLGREADQRLQLVAFTPGTSLNLGNSTGMVAERALLHWMLRHVLGSEEVRKQSWTSYLAVGVELDRFRRRLRWKQSRPELDPELVASFAEHVDTERGPFGGSLREDLLADQARWARTPHRSSKHRRSRRPVIGALRMAMAHVAVERLAPDLVILDEFQRFKELFPSADRAAHAETTDAQRLAQRLIATERAKVLVLSATPYKMFTLPDEPSGDDHYRDFTHTIEFLAGPETARDITRELTRLREGILLRTPAGHQAAAEAQRRVQAALRRVMSRTERLAATPHRDGMLTERSLGAMTVEPQDVEGWLAADALARQVGTQDAFEFWRSAPYTANLMDRTGYQMQERFLAAARQQDPGLTQVLREHSNAFLDWEEIRQYRPIEPSNAKMRALVHDLTAREAWRLAWMAPSLPYLEPAGVFASPAIRGFTKRLIFSAWNVVPKAIAAMVSYEAERRLREESGAVVDAHHRYGNHRTAVPLTFGWDTDADVPRNLPNLTVLYPCVTLAQLGDPLALARDHGWRLPLDRDAALGAVTERVRHLLAQLGIVPQPGSEGQRRRWYGVAPYLLDAALDDDGSARQRIKRWLQGERREGSRLVDHMRWAMEADRGELGAPPEDLAHVLAQMALAGPGVCALRALARAEDGARSLTDPQLRVAAVTASRGLRSLFNKAEIVSAVRGGAGQSAADADSYWRQVLRYSLDGNLQSVLDEFVHMLTESEGLGALSRLERSEALADRIAATASIRPAQNTMQDVRVDGEHISVTEQRLNSHLAARFGRVQSSEAAAEREATVREGYTSPFWPFVMASTSVGQEGLDFHTYSHAVVHWNLPGNPVDMEQREGRVHRYKGHAVRKNVAAIHGESAVTADGTDPWRAVFAAAEATRPAGDSLINPYWVFPLEGGATIERYVPAMPLSQETQRYARLRATLGAYRFVMGQPRQEDLIRYLGADAEKLRIDLTPPTDAEAGA; from the coding sequence ATGACCGAGACGCGGCCGGACGTGGACGCGATCCTCGCAGGGCTCAAACCCTTCCAACGTGCCACCGTCAACCATGGATTCGACCGGCTCTGGGGTGAGGACGATCCGGTGCAGCGGTTCCTCGTCGCCGACGAGGTCGGGCTGGGGAAAACCATGGTGGCCAAGGGCATTGCTGCCCGAGCGATCGGCCACCTGTGGGACTCTGGCCGCCCGATCACCGTGCTCTACATCTGCTCCAACGCCCAGATCGCCCGGCAGAACCTGCGCCGGCTCCGCGATCTCACCGGGGGAGAACTCCAGGACAACGCCGACCGGCTCACCATGCTGCCGGCCACCCTGGGGCGGGAGGCGGACCAACGTTTGCAACTCGTCGCCTTCACCCCGGGCACGTCCCTGAACCTCGGCAATTCCACCGGCATGGTTGCTGAGCGGGCGCTATTGCACTGGATGCTGCGCCACGTCCTCGGATCCGAGGAGGTGCGCAAGCAGTCCTGGACCAGTTACCTCGCCGTTGGCGTTGAGCTCGATCGTTTCCGGCGACGCCTCCGATGGAAGCAGAGCCGGCCGGAGCTGGACCCGGAACTGGTGGCGAGCTTCGCCGAGCATGTGGACACGGAGCGCGGGCCCTTCGGGGGAAGCCTCCGGGAAGATCTCCTGGCGGACCAGGCGCGCTGGGCGCGCACCCCGCACCGCTCCAGCAAGCACAGGCGCTCCCGGCGCCCCGTGATCGGCGCGCTGCGCATGGCGATGGCCCACGTGGCCGTCGAGCGGCTTGCACCCGATCTGGTGATCCTGGACGAGTTCCAGCGTTTCAAAGAGCTGTTCCCCAGCGCGGACCGCGCCGCCCACGCTGAGACCACCGACGCGCAGCGCCTCGCGCAAAGGCTCATTGCGACCGAGCGAGCCAAGGTGCTGGTGCTCTCCGCCACCCCGTACAAGATGTTCACCCTGCCGGACGAGCCCAGCGGGGACGACCACTACCGCGACTTCACGCACACCATCGAGTTCCTGGCCGGCCCCGAGACAGCGCGAGACATCACTCGGGAGTTGACGCGCCTGCGTGAAGGGATCCTGCTCCGTACCCCCGCAGGGCACCAGGCAGCGGCAGAGGCGCAGCGCCGCGTGCAAGCAGCACTACGTCGAGTCATGTCGCGCACCGAACGGCTCGCCGCCACGCCGCACCGGGACGGCATGCTCACGGAGCGGTCGCTGGGCGCGATGACCGTGGAGCCGCAAGACGTGGAGGGGTGGCTCGCCGCCGACGCGCTCGCCCGCCAGGTGGGCACGCAGGACGCTTTCGAGTTCTGGCGCTCCGCCCCGTACACCGCGAATCTCATGGACCGCACCGGCTATCAGATGCAGGAGCGGTTCCTCGCGGCAGCCCGGCAGCAGGACCCTGGTCTCACTCAGGTACTGCGGGAGCACTCGAACGCCTTCCTCGACTGGGAGGAGATTCGCCAGTACCGACCGATCGAGCCCAGTAACGCCAAGATGCGGGCGCTGGTCCATGACCTGACCGCCCGTGAGGCGTGGCGCCTGGCCTGGATGGCGCCATCGCTGCCGTACCTGGAACCGGCAGGGGTCTTCGCGAGCCCGGCGATCCGCGGGTTCACCAAGCGCCTCATTTTCTCCGCCTGGAACGTGGTGCCCAAGGCAATCGCCGCCATGGTGAGCTACGAGGCGGAACGACGGCTGCGGGAGGAGTCGGGCGCCGTCGTCGACGCCCACCACCGTTACGGCAACCACCGCACCGCCGTCCCCCTGACCTTCGGCTGGGACACGGACGCCGATGTGCCACGAAACCTCCCCAACCTGACCGTGCTCTATCCGTGCGTCACGCTCGCGCAGCTCGGCGACCCCCTGGCGCTGGCCCGCGATCATGGCTGGAGGTTGCCGCTGGACCGCGACGCGGCACTGGGGGCCGTGACCGAGCGGGTCCGGCATCTGCTCGCGCAGCTGGGCATCGTGCCCCAGCCGGGCTCGGAGGGGCAGCGGCGCCGGTGGTACGGCGTCGCTCCCTATCTGCTCGATGCGGCCCTGGACGATGACGGTAGTGCTCGCCAGCGGATCAAACGCTGGCTCCAGGGCGAACGACGTGAGGGCTCTCGGCTCGTTGACCACATGCGGTGGGCCATGGAGGCCGACCGCGGCGAGCTGGGCGCCCCGCCGGAGGACCTGGCCCACGTGCTGGCACAGATGGCGCTCGCCGGGCCCGGCGTGTGTGCGCTGCGGGCTCTGGCGCGAGCGGAGGACGGCGCACGCTCGCTCACCGATCCGCAATTGCGCGTCGCTGCCGTCACGGCATCTAGGGGACTGCGCTCGCTGTTCAACAAGGCGGAGATCGTCTCGGCGGTCCGGGGCGGCGCCGGGCAGAGCGCAGCGGATGCGGACTCCTACTGGCGACAAGTGTTGCGCTACAGCCTGGACGGGAACCTGCAGTCGGTGCTGGACGAGTTCGTTCACATGCTCACCGAGTCTGAGGGACTGGGCGCGTTGTCGAGGCTCGAGAGGTCGGAAGCCCTCGCTGACCGCATTGCGGCCACGGCCTCGATCCGCCCCGCGCAGAACACCATGCAGGACGTGCGAGTCGACGGAGAGCACATCTCGGTGACCGAGCAAAGGTTGAACTCCCACCTGGCCGCCCGCTTCGGCCGAGTGCAATCCAGCGAAGCCGCCGCCGAACGTGAGGCCACGGTGCGGGAGGGCTACACCTCGCCGTTCTGGCCCTTCGTGATGGCCAGTACCTCGGTGGGGCAGGAGGGCCTGGACTTCCACACCTACAGCCACGCAGTGGTGCACTGGAACCTGCCGGGCAACCCCGTGGACATGGAGCAGCGCGAAGGGCGGGTGCACCGCTACAAGGGCCACGCGGTGCGCAAGAACGTCGCCGCGATCCATGGCGAGAGTGCGGTGACGGCGGACGGGACGGACCCCTGGCGCGCCGTCTTCGCCGCTGCCGAGGCCACCCGGCCTGCCGGCGACTCACTGATCAATCCGTACTGGGTGTTTCCGCTGGAGGGAGGCGCGACCATCGAGCGCTACGTGCCGGCGATGCCACTGAGCCAGGAGACGCAACGGTACGCGCGACTGCGCGCCACCTTGGGGGCCTACCGCTTTGTGATGGGTCAGCCCCGGCAGGAGGACCTCATCCGTTACCTCGGGGCAGATGCCGAGAAGCTGCGGATCGACCTGACGCCGCCGACTGATGCGGAGGCTGGGGCATGA
- a CDS encoding DUF6361 family protein encodes MTSSFGWLAIDAEQRRRMMEAVDQFRDEGTIDDLGLGGIRDAFSGTLFPGTSTLHTRLRYALFIPWLLQTASHRQSVPEMMATFRESEYRLIEALKRGGESTGVIGREAGRNLQRRPSAVYWGMIARWGIFEPGFTVRRYFERELLRREELRASPRADDPELNPPVTPTGLDPRLPDPPERLLHKAQFALRAEDAQYLTEAITRTTAGTLLSHLATHRPTTWTDATMAPKAAWDPAIRSELPPLLDGIVGRAERFAITAHGVNLLYNLMLAEATSKHARQGGSLIDVYTERLHEWFDEAQRAPLNAQERTHIWRMVADRGGQVSRTTQEFLGIWADAVANATSATELTVSRELRDRIRAREREKKGSRARLAPGNQRALDAWSGASGTDRYDFRWPVARSHLQDLYDAQEAG; translated from the coding sequence GTGACCTCCTCCTTCGGCTGGCTCGCTATCGACGCCGAGCAGCGACGCCGGATGATGGAGGCGGTCGACCAGTTCCGCGACGAGGGGACTATCGACGACCTCGGCCTCGGCGGCATCCGGGACGCGTTCTCGGGCACGCTCTTTCCCGGCACCTCCACCCTGCACACGCGGTTGCGCTACGCCCTCTTCATCCCGTGGCTGCTGCAGACCGCATCCCATCGGCAGTCCGTCCCGGAGATGATGGCCACGTTCCGCGAGTCCGAGTACCGGCTCATCGAAGCCTTGAAGCGAGGCGGCGAGAGCACAGGCGTCATCGGCCGCGAGGCCGGCAGGAACCTCCAACGCCGGCCCAGCGCCGTCTACTGGGGGATGATCGCCCGCTGGGGGATCTTCGAACCCGGCTTCACCGTGCGGCGCTACTTCGAGCGAGAGCTGCTGCGTCGCGAAGAGCTGCGCGCCTCCCCACGCGCCGACGATCCCGAGCTGAACCCGCCAGTCACCCCCACCGGACTCGACCCCCGCCTGCCCGACCCGCCCGAGAGGCTGCTGCACAAGGCCCAGTTCGCTCTCCGTGCTGAGGACGCGCAGTACCTGACCGAGGCGATCACCCGCACCACCGCGGGCACGCTCCTCTCCCACTTGGCCACCCACCGCCCCACCACGTGGACCGACGCGACAATGGCACCAAAGGCAGCCTGGGACCCGGCCATCCGATCGGAGCTTCCGCCGTTACTGGACGGGATCGTTGGTCGAGCCGAGCGCTTCGCGATCACCGCCCACGGCGTCAACCTGCTCTACAACCTCATGCTCGCGGAAGCCACCAGCAAACACGCCCGGCAGGGCGGCAGCTTGATCGACGTCTACACCGAACGGCTGCACGAGTGGTTCGACGAAGCGCAACGGGCCCCACTCAACGCCCAGGAGCGCACTCACATCTGGCGCATGGTCGCCGACCGGGGAGGCCAGGTCTCCCGCACCACCCAGGAGTTCCTCGGCATCTGGGCCGACGCCGTCGCCAACGCCACGTCAGCGACCGAGCTGACAGTCAGCCGTGAGCTTCGGGACCGCATCCGGGCCCGCGAACGCGAGAAGAAGGGCAGCCGGGCCAGGCTGGCACCCGGCAACCAGCGCGCGCTCGATGCGTGGTCCGGGGCGAGTGGCACCGACCGCTACGACTTTCGCTGGCCAGTCGCGCGCAGCCACCTCCAAGACCTCTACGACGCGCAGGAGGCCGGCTGA
- a CDS encoding DUF6308 family protein, with the protein MPSVPVILLPDHRERAVGLLRRYFGLDGSAAFTGSRFERLGGGGDSPANADRVTAEDIVSLSMLSIRLPGWASQRLLEDDEFSEVASAHLAKLPTDLDLVDADPETLAAGGVAAQLWSHLYQLRGVGPTTVSKLMARKRPPLIPVWDSVIQRAFGLKNSGAQWRIWRDNLAADNQRLHRDMLVLREKAGLTDEISALRILDVVVWMAHRSPSEQGDEVAALVG; encoded by the coding sequence ATGCCATCGGTTCCTGTCATTCTGCTTCCCGACCACCGAGAGCGCGCTGTCGGCTTGCTACGGCGCTATTTCGGGCTTGACGGCTCTGCTGCTTTCACCGGTTCTCGGTTCGAGCGGCTCGGGGGTGGCGGCGACAGTCCAGCCAACGCCGACAGAGTCACCGCTGAGGATATCGTTTCCTTGTCGATGCTTTCGATCAGATTGCCGGGGTGGGCGTCCCAAAGGCTACTCGAAGACGACGAGTTCTCCGAGGTGGCCAGTGCGCACTTGGCTAAGCTCCCCACGGATCTTGACCTTGTGGACGCCGATCCAGAGACCTTGGCTGCCGGAGGGGTGGCAGCTCAGCTCTGGAGCCACCTCTACCAGCTTCGCGGGGTCGGGCCCACTACCGTCAGCAAGCTGATGGCACGCAAGCGTCCACCGCTGATTCCCGTGTGGGACTCGGTGATTCAGCGTGCCTTCGGACTCAAGAACTCCGGCGCTCAGTGGCGCATCTGGCGCGACAACCTTGCGGCAGACAACCAGCGTCTCCACCGCGACATGCTGGTGCTACGCGAGAAGGCCGGGCTCACCGACGAGATCTCCGCCCTGCGCATCCTGGACGTCGTGGTGTGGATGGCGCACCGCAGCCCGTCCGAGCAAGGTGACGAAGTCGCAGCCCTTGTCGGATGA
- a CDS encoding DUF3427 domain-containing protein, which translates to MHEGLYETLVTQALAQQLTTLPPKRRTLEQHLDSADAPEVLSRYLAGELQRTLSATKDPERRLALVNRLLAQIEAVDAPVATPARQLYAVHEAQAPTSIIDRPRTPLSDAALLTNAKGDPNLGAELRSEFGSAEQVDLLCAFVRWTGLRLLEEPLRAFTERGGQLRVITTTYVGATERRALDWLVDEIGAHVKVQYELNRTRLHAKSWLFRRATGFDTAYVGSSNLSTAALLDGVEWNVRLSAVATPSLLHKFDATFETYWNDASYVDYHPAQDSERLDAALAEASGRTTRGTALNLSGLQVRPYPHQQQILEQLEVERTVHDRHRNLVVAATGTGKTVVAALDYKNLTADGHRPRLLFIAHRIEILQQALRTYREVLGDGSFGELWGQGYRPEHWQHVFATIQSFTRSTAELAPESFEVVVVDEFHHAHSATYRRLLSYFTPCELLGLTATPERTDGIDVAEEFFDGQTAAEIRLWDALEAELLSPFHYFGIADNVDLSSVSWRRGGYDHTELENVYTGNDARTLIILKELKDKITDPSTMRALGFCVGVRHAQYMAEKFTAAGIPARAVSGESSNEDRGQALSDLRKRRVNILFTADLYNEGIDLPEVDTVLFLRPTESATIFLQQLGRGLRSSPDKAVLTALDFVGHQRKEFRFDRRFRALTGATRRGLRDQIEHGFPFLPSGCQIVLDRQSRQTILGNIKSQTQHRWRTLVSELKALAAMRGADVSLATFLHEGDIELADVLKPGKGWTQLRRDAGLPVPARGPRHEEVVRRAAAIAHVDDPERADAYLRLLSDGAPSYTDLSERDRRYARMLFFSIWPDRGDFPADPAAPDDLYTDGLEAFHAEPAAKAELSEIIGIGRAGIRHLPGELAGPLAVLGLKTHARYSRDEIVAALDHAGPERRADSFREGVLFSEPWQADVFFVTLRKSERDYSPTTMYNDYAISPELFHWESQSRTSIASPTGQRYLHHRERGTHVLLFTREHKQDTLGAAPYLFLGPADYVNHTGERPIAITWRLHRQLPTDAFRTAAVATA; encoded by the coding sequence GTGCACGAAGGTCTCTACGAAACGCTGGTCACTCAGGCCCTCGCCCAGCAACTGACCACGCTCCCGCCGAAGCGGCGAACACTGGAGCAGCACCTTGACTCCGCCGACGCACCAGAAGTGTTGTCCCGCTACCTCGCAGGCGAGCTCCAGCGAACACTGTCAGCGACCAAGGACCCTGAGCGGAGGCTGGCACTGGTCAACCGTCTCCTTGCCCAGATCGAAGCCGTCGATGCCCCCGTGGCCACACCAGCGCGACAGCTCTACGCCGTCCACGAGGCGCAGGCCCCCACTTCAATCATTGACCGCCCGCGCACTCCACTATCGGATGCCGCACTGCTGACGAACGCCAAGGGCGACCCTAACCTCGGCGCCGAGCTCCGCTCGGAGTTCGGGTCGGCAGAACAGGTTGACCTGCTCTGCGCGTTCGTCCGATGGACGGGCCTGAGGCTGCTCGAAGAGCCGCTGCGAGCGTTCACTGAGCGCGGTGGCCAGTTGCGCGTCATCACCACTACCTATGTCGGCGCCACTGAGCGGCGCGCACTGGACTGGCTGGTCGACGAGATCGGGGCACACGTCAAGGTGCAGTACGAGCTCAACCGCACCCGCCTCCACGCGAAGTCGTGGCTGTTTCGCCGTGCCACCGGTTTCGACACCGCCTACGTGGGCTCGTCGAACCTCTCGACGGCGGCCCTACTCGACGGCGTGGAATGGAACGTGCGGCTGTCCGCCGTCGCCACGCCCTCGCTGCTGCACAAGTTCGATGCGACCTTCGAGACGTACTGGAACGATGCGTCCTACGTTGACTACCACCCAGCGCAGGACTCCGAACGGCTCGATGCCGCTCTCGCCGAGGCCTCCGGGCGCACTACTCGCGGAACCGCGCTCAACCTCTCAGGCCTGCAGGTCCGGCCTTACCCGCACCAACAGCAGATCCTCGAACAGCTCGAGGTGGAGCGCACCGTCCATGACCGCCACCGCAACCTCGTCGTCGCGGCGACGGGCACCGGCAAGACCGTGGTAGCGGCCCTGGACTACAAGAACCTCACAGCCGACGGCCACCGCCCACGGTTGCTGTTCATTGCCCACCGGATCGAGATCCTGCAGCAGGCATTGCGTACTTACCGCGAAGTACTCGGAGACGGCTCGTTCGGTGAGCTGTGGGGGCAGGGTTACCGCCCTGAGCACTGGCAGCACGTCTTCGCGACCATTCAGTCCTTCACTCGTTCCACCGCTGAACTAGCGCCTGAGTCCTTCGAGGTAGTCGTCGTCGACGAGTTCCACCACGCCCACTCCGCCACCTACCGCCGGCTCCTGTCGTACTTCACGCCCTGCGAGTTGCTCGGTCTCACCGCCACCCCAGAGCGCACCGACGGGATCGACGTTGCCGAGGAGTTCTTCGACGGGCAAACCGCGGCAGAGATTCGCCTGTGGGACGCACTCGAGGCCGAGCTACTCAGCCCGTTCCACTACTTCGGGATCGCAGACAACGTCGACCTCAGTTCGGTCAGCTGGCGGCGCGGCGGGTACGACCACACCGAACTGGAGAACGTTTACACCGGCAATGACGCCCGCACCCTGATCATCCTCAAGGAGCTGAAGGACAAGATCACCGACCCTTCGACCATGCGCGCCTTGGGCTTCTGTGTGGGGGTTCGTCACGCTCAGTACATGGCGGAGAAGTTCACCGCTGCCGGGATCCCTGCGCGCGCCGTCTCGGGTGAGAGCTCTAATGAGGACCGCGGTCAGGCACTGAGCGACCTGCGGAAACGTCGGGTCAACATTCTGTTCACCGCGGACCTCTACAACGAGGGCATCGACCTCCCTGAGGTAGACACCGTGCTGTTCTTGCGACCCACTGAGAGCGCCACCATCTTCCTGCAGCAGCTCGGTCGCGGACTGCGGTCTTCGCCGGACAAGGCTGTGCTCACCGCGCTCGACTTCGTGGGCCATCAGCGCAAGGAGTTCCGCTTCGATCGCCGCTTTCGCGCTCTGACTGGAGCTACCCGTCGCGGTCTGCGCGACCAGATCGAGCACGGCTTTCCTTTCCTGCCCTCCGGCTGCCAGATCGTGCTGGACCGTCAGAGCCGGCAGACCATCCTGGGCAACATCAAGTCCCAGACTCAGCACCGCTGGCGCACGCTGGTCAGCGAGCTCAAGGCCCTGGCAGCAATGAGGGGCGCCGATGTTTCGCTGGCCACGTTCCTCCACGAGGGCGACATCGAACTCGCCGACGTGCTCAAGCCCGGCAAGGGCTGGACCCAACTCCGCCGGGACGCCGGCCTCCCCGTGCCAGCACGCGGCCCTCGGCACGAGGAAGTGGTGCGCCGCGCGGCCGCGATTGCTCACGTTGACGATCCCGAGCGGGCCGACGCCTACCTCCGCCTCCTCAGCGATGGCGCGCCCTCGTATACCGACTTGAGCGAGCGCGATCGGCGGTACGCCCGGATGCTGTTCTTCAGCATCTGGCCCGACCGCGGCGACTTCCCGGCGGACCCCGCCGCGCCGGACGACCTCTACACCGACGGACTCGAAGCATTTCATGCCGAACCGGCGGCAAAAGCCGAGCTCAGCGAGATCATCGGGATCGGTCGAGCCGGCATCCGGCATCTGCCCGGGGAGCTGGCTGGCCCTCTTGCCGTGCTGGGACTCAAGACCCACGCGCGCTACAGCCGCGATGAGATCGTGGCCGCACTCGACCACGCCGGGCCGGAGCGACGAGCCGACAGCTTCCGGGAGGGCGTGCTGTTCTCCGAGCCGTGGCAGGCCGACGTGTTCTTTGTAACTCTGCGAAAGTCTGAGCGCGATTACTCTCCCACCACCATGTACAACGACTACGCGATCAGCCCCGAGCTCTTTCACTGGGAGTCCCAGTCGCGCACCTCGATCGCCTCGCCGACCGGCCAGCGATACCTCCACCACCGCGAGCGCGGCACCCACGTGCTGCTGTTCACCCGTGAGCACAAGCAGGACACGCTTGGCGCGGCGCCTTACCTTTTCCTGGGCCCCGCGGACTACGTCAACCACACCGGTGAGCGCCCCATCGCCATCACCTGGCGGCTACACCGACAGCTGCCGACCGACGCCTTCCGGACCGCGGCAGTCGCGACGGCGTAG
- a CDS encoding DUF6338 family protein, whose product MEIPTTVSQVVVLVAILLPGLVFAAVRSGLRGYLLDDVTPGTRVAQALLAGVVFDLFYVIALGPQLVNRVGTPDFQNPREVALIVAVLGVITPAAVAYLLFGRPFHWKFYIVPIATSRYSRTPSAWDFKLPHAGGAFVRIHLPDGSLIGGWCGSNSFVSTYPHSRDIYLESQWELSPSGEFKDKMPNTGGVWTSVPDGAIITFTKTTTTEEPNNGRPQAV is encoded by the coding sequence GTGGAGATTCCTACGACTGTCAGCCAGGTAGTCGTGCTGGTCGCAATACTGCTGCCTGGCCTTGTTTTTGCCGCGGTCCGCTCAGGACTTCGCGGCTATCTCCTTGACGACGTCACTCCCGGAACACGCGTCGCACAGGCGCTACTCGCAGGAGTCGTCTTCGACCTATTCTACGTAATTGCACTCGGCCCTCAGCTCGTGAACCGCGTCGGAACGCCCGACTTTCAGAACCCGCGAGAAGTTGCACTTATCGTCGCCGTGCTAGGCGTTATCACACCCGCAGCAGTAGCCTACCTCCTCTTCGGGCGCCCCTTTCACTGGAAATTCTACATCGTACCAATCGCGACCTCCCGTTACAGTCGGACGCCGTCCGCCTGGGATTTCAAATTGCCGCATGCCGGGGGCGCCTTCGTCCGGATTCACCTACCCGACGGATCCTTGATTGGGGGCTGGTGCGGCAGTAACTCCTTTGTGAGCACCTATCCACATTCGCGCGACATCTACCTCGAAAGTCAGTGGGAGTTGAGCCCTTCTGGCGAGTTCAAGGACAAGATGCCAAACACTGGCGGCGTCTGGACATCAGTCCCCGATGGAGCGATCATTACCTTCACGAAGACCACCACGACTGAGGAGCCTAACAATGGAAGACCCCAAGCGGTATAG
- a CDS encoding TIR domain-containing protein: MAKSVFYSFHYDNDVYRVQLVRQIDALTGAPEITGQNWEEVRFKTEAAIQNWIDKEMNYKKAVIVLIGRRTAKRQYVQYEVERAWSMKKPLLGVRIHGLASLSDGPDSAGDDPFTALGMTGVPVFDPTQKDCYGRIDTKATFNELRRQLPYWAEQGVVRWP, translated from the coding sequence ATGGCCAAGTCAGTCTTCTACTCGTTCCATTACGACAACGATGTGTACAGAGTGCAGTTGGTTCGCCAGATCGACGCGCTGACAGGGGCGCCGGAGATCACCGGGCAAAACTGGGAGGAGGTGCGCTTCAAGACTGAAGCAGCCATCCAGAATTGGATCGACAAGGAGATGAACTACAAGAAGGCCGTAATCGTCCTCATCGGTCGGCGGACCGCTAAGCGACAGTACGTGCAGTACGAGGTCGAGCGCGCCTGGTCGATGAAGAAGCCGCTGCTGGGAGTGCGCATCCACGGACTGGCCTCACTCAGTGATGGGCCTGACTCAGCCGGCGATGACCCGTTCACGGCACTGGGTATGACCGGCGTCCCTGTTTTCGATCCCACGCAGAAGGACTGTTACGGGAGAATCGACACGAAGGCGACCTTCAACGAACTGCGCCGGCAATTGCCCTACTGGGCTGAGCAGGGCGTCGTCAGATGGCCTTAA
- a CDS encoding HIT family protein, giving the protein MALTVADCPFCEIVLRDDPDAREVYTDKHVVAFFPTEPAVLGHTMVVPRKHMADIWELDEETAAHMARATVRLAGAIREAVHPEGLNVIQSNRKAATQTVLHLHVHLVPRWEGDAMGRIWPEGTSYSEDQKDRTLRAVQEACRRIGAH; this is encoded by the coding sequence ATGGCCTTAACGGTCGCGGACTGCCCCTTCTGTGAGATCGTCCTGCGGGACGATCCCGATGCCCGTGAGGTCTACACGGATAAGCACGTTGTTGCGTTCTTCCCCACCGAGCCTGCCGTCCTCGGCCATACCATGGTGGTTCCTCGAAAGCATATGGCGGATATCTGGGAACTGGACGAAGAGACCGCAGCACACATGGCACGTGCCACAGTGCGCCTCGCAGGAGCGATCCGAGAAGCCGTTCACCCCGAAGGCTTGAATGTCATCCAGTCGAACCGGAAAGCAGCAACCCAGACCGTACTCCACCTTCACGTGCACCTCGTCCCACGCTGGGAGGGTGACGCCATGGGCCGAATCTGGCCGGAGGGGACGTCCTACAGCGAGGACCAGAAGGACCGGACTTTGCGTGCCGTTCAAGAGGCATGCAGGAGAATCGGTGCACATTGA